A stretch of Argiope bruennichi chromosome 10, qqArgBrue1.1, whole genome shotgun sequence DNA encodes these proteins:
- the LOC129989450 gene encoding uncharacterized protein LOC129989450 has protein sequence MPYTSAEGVTLRKLRKRPRPAHHKYNLRSKSRTRPKVCKVCGSTSVVKRGLCKNEQRKSTPRKSGVPRRKKSECSTPCVICLDTEKAKRTKKVKCGHEFHVKCINNWLKCSDSCPVCRFQLRRPCLNLVRRLTLRVSPYLQFHFY, from the exons ATGCCTTAT ACATCAGCAGAGGGTGTAACATTAAGGAAATTAAGAAAGAGACCTAGACCTGCTCATCACAAGTATAACTTGAGGTCAAAATCCAGAACAAGGCCTAAAGTCTGTAAAGTTTGTGGATCAACAAGCGTTGTCAAACGTGGACTCTGCAAAAATGAACAAAGGAAATCTACTCCAAGAAAATCTGGTGTCCCTCGTCGCAAGAAATCTGAGTGTTCCACACCTTGTGTAATTTGTTTGGATACTGAAAAGGCAAAGCGAACTAAGAAAGTCAAATGTGGCCATGAGTTTCAtgttaaatgcataaataactgGTTGAAGTGTTCAGACTCTTGTCCTGTTTGCAGATTTCAATTAAGGCGGCCTTGCTTGAATTTAGTTCGTAGATTGACCTTAAGAGTATCTCCCTACttacagtttcatttttattga
- the LOC129988520 gene encoding zinc finger protein OZF-like: MEALQTELINQTSPELDISEGPNCSDFDPFACEVCKKCFSLKTELESHEKIHTEFNHFICKVCRKEFNSEESFMQHAKTHTAMLMHTCETCNKSFQRKSVLKRHYRTHLNYEDKKLVECDYCKKRFSNKANLKKHQESHQIEKFTCKLCNKKFNHKQTLLDHCKTHVDLRPFKCDLCDKCFNKKVILDAHLRHHSGEKPYVCQLCSKAFASMSSLKIHGRNHTGEKPYVCEQCNASFTNNSALRSHMKNHLAVKPYSCDFCDKSFKGRAGLIMHKRVHTGDKPYACEICDKSFSIKSNLTRHYKDMHTNYRPFGCEICKKEFYRKDHLEKHQEGHRLKKPIQHTVSKPETTLVLFYEFHGIPPIEKDKETQPT, encoded by the coding sequence ATGGAAGCACTTCAAACAGAATTAATCAATCAAACATCACCAGAACTTGATATTTCCGAAGGCCCCAATTGTTCTGATTTTGATCCATTTGCATGTGAAgtgtgtaaaaaatgtttttctttgaaaactgaACTTGAATCTCATGAAAAAATTCATACCGAGTTTAACCATTTCATTTGCAAGGTATGTAGGAAAGAGTTCAATAGTGAAGAAAGTTTTATGCAACATGCTAAGACACATACGGCAATGTTAATGCATACTTGTGAAACCTGTAACAAAAGTTTTCAgcgaaaaagtgttttaaaaagaCATTATCGGACACATTTAAATTATGAGGACAAGAAACTTGTAGAATGTGATTATTGTAAAAAGCGTTTTTCAAATAAGGCTAATCTAAAGAAACACCAAGAAAGCCATCAGATTGAAAAATTTACCTGCaagttatgcaataaaaaatttaatcataaacagACCCTTTTGGATCATTGTAAAACCCATGTCGACTTAAGGCCCTTTAAATGTGATTTGTGTGACAAATGcttcaataaaaaagttattttagatgCCCATTTAAGACATCATAGTGGAGAAAAGCCTTATGTTTGTCAGTTGTGTAGTAAAGCATTTGCTTCAATGAGCAGCCTTAAAATTCATGGAAGGAATCATACAGGTGAAAAACCATATGTTTGTGAGCAATGCAATGCTAGTTTCACTAATAATTCTGCCCTCAGATCTCACATGAAGAATCATCTTGCTGTAAAGCCATATTCATGTGACTTTtgtgataaaagttttaaagggAGAGCAGGCCTGATAATGCACAAACGAGTTCATACCGGTGATAAACCATACGCATGTGAAATCTGTGATAAAAGCTTTAGTATTAAATCAAATCTTACAAGGCATTATAAAGACATGCATACAAATTATAGGCCATTTGGCTGTGAAatctgtaaaaaagaattttacaggaAAGATCATCTTGAAAAACATCAAGAAGGACATAGATTGAAAAAACCTATACAGCATACAGTTTCCAAGCCCGAAACAACACTTgtattgttttatgaatttcatgGTATTCCCCCTATTGAGAAAGATAAAGAAACTCAACCAACttaa